In Novosphingobium sp. PP1Y, the sequence GGTCGACTTTGCGGGCGGCGAGCTGCGAATCTTCCAAAGGGACGCAAAGGGCGGGAAGAATGGCGATGCCGAGTCCGGCTCGGGCCAATTCGATTGCGGAGTGCATATATGTCACTTCAACCGACGGCTCGGTTAAGCGGCCCATTTGCAGAAACACCCCATCTACAATCTTGCGAACATGGGATCTCGGATCGAGCAGGATCAAGGGGTATTCGGCCAAGGCCTCTATCGTGAGTTCCGCTACGCCCTCCAAAGGATGGTGTCGTGGAAAGATCGCGTGCATGTGATCAACAATTAACGGAGTGCACTCGAGATCATTCGCATCGTTTGCCCCATCAACGATCCCGAAATCAACTTCTTCCTGTCGGATTAGCGTGAGAACTTTCTGGGCAGTTGTATCGTGGATCAGGAAGGTGACATCGGTGTGTAGCCTGCGGTAGTCAGCGATTCGCTGCGGGAGGAAATAGGCCGCGACTGAGGGAAAGCATCCAACCCGAACCTTTCCTCGCAAGGACCCGTCAGCACGTTGTGGAGCCAATGCAAGTTCAAGCTCCTCAAGGAGTCTTGTGAGCACCGGAAAAAGATCTCGACCAGCGGGAGTCAGCGTCACCTGATGGGTTGACCTGTCGAGCAGCTTTGTTCCGACCTGTTCTTCCACCCGCTGAATCTGGACCGTGAGGGCAGGCTGCGAAATGTTCAACACCGCAGCGGCCCTCGTGAAGCTACCGAGCCTCGCGACGGTTACAAAGGCGCTCAACTGGCGCAAGCTGAGACCAATCACATCTAAACCCTCTCTGACAGCCCGGCGTGCTATAATGAGATCGGAATTCGCCGATAGTCATTATTTATTTGCCAGAATGGATGGCGTGGTGACAAGGCGAGCTTGGTTGAATTTTTGCGATTAGGAGATTGACGTCAGATGGCTGAAGAAGACAAGTCGCATGAGGGTCTTACCAAGGGCCTCACGAACTATGGCGACATGGATTTCGCCCGCTATCTCCGTCTTTCGTTCATCAAGTCGACCGGCCTGTCGACCGAGATGCTTAACAAGCCTGTCATCGGGATTGCCCGCACCGGCAGCGACTTCAATAATTGCCATCGAATGATGCCTGAACTTGTTCAGGCCGTGAAGCGCGGGGTCCTGGCTGCGGGAGGCCTTCCGCTCGAATTCCCCACCATCTCGCTCGGCGAAGTGTTCTTGTCACCGACCAGCCTAGTCTATCGCAACCTAATGGCGATGGATACAGAGGAGATGATAAGAGCACAGCCGATGGATGCCGTCGTGTTGATCGGCGGCTGCGACAAGACGGTGCCAGCCCAGTTGATGGGAGCTGTGAGCGCCAACGTTCCAGCAATCCAGCTCGTCACGGGGCCGATGATGACAGGGCGTTGGCGCGGAGAGCGATTAGGAGCTTGCACGGATTGCCGCCGGTTCTGGGCGCGCTACCGTGCTGGCGAGATCGATGCCGAGACGATTGCGGAAGTCGAAGGCAACTTGGCTACCACGGCGGGTACCTGCGCCGTGATGGGAACGGCGAGCACGATGGCCGCCATCGGCGAGGCGCTCGGTATCATGCTTCCTGGAACGGCCGCCATCCCGGCGGTCCACGCAGACAGGCTGCGCGCGGCGGAAGCCTCCGGGAAGGTGGCAATGCAGTTGGCGCTTGGGGCGGTTACCCCAGACAAGATCATTACTCGGGATTCGGTGGAGAATGCGCTGATCACATTGCTGGCCATCGGGGGATCTACGAATGCCATTATTCACCTGACGGCAATCGCCGGCCGCGCTGGTGTGGACATAGACCTGGCCCGTCTGAATGCCCTTTCCGACCAGACGCCGGTGCTTGTCGATCTCAAGCCCACCGGTCCCTTCTACATGGAGGATCTCCATGCCGCAGGCGGCATTGGCGCCATTTTGCGTGAATTGAAGCCTCTTCTGCACCTCGACTGCCTGACCGTTACGGGGGAAACCCTTGGGCAACGTCTGGCGCATCCGCATAATTACGTGGATCGTGCGGTTATCAAGGCGTTTGAGGAGCCCCTGCAGCCGCAGGGCGGCCTGGTCGCGCTTTTCGGCAACCTCGCCCCGCGAGGGGCGATCCTGAAGCGTGCTGCGGCCGATCCGGCCATGTTCGAGAAGGAAGGGCGTGCTGTCGTGTTCTCTTCGCTAGAGGACCTTTCCCGGCGCATCGACGATCCAGACCTTGATGTGACCGCCGACGATTTCATTGTCCTGCAGAATGCTGGTCCAAACAGCGCGTCGGGAATGCCCGAGGCGGGATACTTGCCGATTCCGGGAAAGCTTGCACGCGCCGGGGTAAAGGACATGGTCCGTATCTCCGACGCTCGGATGAGCGGTACGGCTTATGGCACCATTGTGCTGCACGTCGCGCCCGATGCGGCATCGGGCGGTCCACTGGCGGCTGTTCGCAATGGCGATCGAATTCGAATCTCGGTCAGGGACAAGGCCATCGAACTGTTGGTCCCCGCGGACGAGATCGCGCGCAGGATTGCCGAGAGCCCGCCAGAAGCGCTGAAGGTTCCGCGCGGTTATGCGCGGCTGTACCAGCAGGAGGTGCTGCAGGCCGATCAAGGCTGCGACTTTAACTTCTTGCGGAAAAGCCCGATCGAGCGTTGAGGGCTGCCAGCGCAAACCGGCGCCGCCGTTTCGTCTTGCGGCTGCATGATATCCCGAACCGAGTTGAGGATAATCAACCCGACAGGAGATGGCTGGCATGGACCTGGGATTGAACGGCAAGGTCGCCCTTGTCATGGGGGCGAGCAGCGGTCTTGGTGTGGCGACAGCCCGCGCGCTCGCGGCTGAAGGTGCCAAAGTTGCACTTGCCGCGCGTCGCGTCGATGTCCTCGCCAGACTGTCCAAAGAAATCGAGGCGGCTGGCGGTTCGGCGCTTGTTGTCGAGTGGGACCTAGCGGAACCGGATCGAACCGAACCAGCCTTGGATGAGATCGAGGCTCAGTTAGGTCCGATTGATATTCTCGTGGCGAATACCGGTGGCCCTCCGCCGCGCGGGGCGGAGGGGATTCCGCACGACCTCTGGCTCGAGCAATTTAGGGTGATGGTTCTGAGCATTGTTGGGATAGCAAACCGGCTTGTGCCAGGGATGCGTCGCCGCGGCTGGGGCCGGATCGTGACTTTTGCTTCATCTGGCGTGATAGTGCCGATACCGAATTTAGCCCTCTCCAATGCGCTTCGGCTCAGCCTGGTGGGCTGGTCGAAGACGTTGGCTGCCGAAGTCGCCGCCGATGGAGTAACTGTCAATGTTTTAGCGCCAGGGCGCATCAATACCGATCGTGTGCGATCGCTCGACAATTCACGAGCGATACGCGAGGGCAAGGACGTCTCGGCTGTGGTGGAAGCGAGCCATGCCGCCATCCCGGCACGCAGGTATGGTACCCCGGAGGAATTCGCGGCTGTGGCCACCTTTTTGGCCGGCGTACCGGCCTCGTACGTCACCGGATCGATCGTCCGAGTGGACGGCGGTCTAATTCCGGTGATCTGACCGGGGGATCGCCCACCCGGAAGCCTACCGGTATTGAGACGGGACAAGGATTTCCCGTTTCTGTTCGACGAGCCGATAAAGCCAGCTGATCACCGCGCGCATGCGGGCGGTTTCGTAAAGGTCTTCGTGGACCGCAATCCAGAACGTGCGGGTCGACGTGCGCTCAGGCAGAATCCGAACGAGATCGCGCGAATCGTCGGCCATGAAGCAAGGAAATGCTCCAATTCCTCCGCCATTGGCGGCTAGAACCAATTGGATACGCAACGAAGAACAGGCCAGGTGCAGCTTTAGTCCTGTCTCGAACCGGTCGAGAAAGCGAAGCTCCGGCGTGTAGATAAGATCGTCCACATAGCCGATGCACTCATGGCCCCGGAGTTCTGCCGCAGTCTGGGGAACGCCGCATCTACCAAGATAGCTTTCCGACGCGTAGAGTCCAATTTCATAGTCAGATAAAGCATCGACGCGCAACTTGCGAGGTTCTGGGGGGCTGGAGGTGATCGCAATATCTACCTCGCGGGTCGTGGCGGAAAGATAGCCGGGGGTGGCTACAAACTCCACCCGCAAGCCTTTGCGTTGATTGATAAACGAAGGAAGGTTAGGGGCCAAGATATAGCCGCCCAACCCATCGGGGCAACTCATTCGCACCGTTCCCGCAGCCGCACCAGGAACCCGATCTTCTTCCGCCATCTCCATCGCCATCTCCACGGCGATCCCGGCTTCCGATAGCCGCCGCCCGGCAGCCGTTAGCTGAAGAGATCCGCCATTGCTGAAGAACAGCATAGATTGAAGATTCGATTCCAGGCGCCGTGCGCGACGTGAAACAGTCGTAGCATCGAGGCCGAGCTTGCGACCCGCCGCAGAGAATGATCCATGACGCGCGAGTGCGATGAACACTCGCATGTCCTCCCAGTTAATCATTCCCCAGCCTCACCCTCGTCTGTTGTCCCAGC encodes:
- a CDS encoding LysR family transcriptional regulator, which encodes MIGLSLRQLSAFVTVARLGSFTRAAAVLNISQPALTVQIQRVEEQVGTKLLDRSTHQVTLTPAGRDLFPVLTRLLEELELALAPQRADGSLRGKVRVGCFPSVAAYFLPQRIADYRRLHTDVTFLIHDTTAQKVLTLIRQEEVDFGIVDGANDANDLECTPLIVDHMHAIFPRHHPLEGVAELTIEALAEYPLILLDPRSHVRKIVDGVFLQMGRLTEPSVEVTYMHSAIELARAGLGIAILPALCVPLEDSQLAARKVDHPAFVRRMDLVKKRGASKSPAASNFYEFLLSNGIV
- a CDS encoding LysR family transcriptional regulator codes for the protein MRVFIALARHGSFSAAGRKLGLDATTVSRRARRLESNLQSMLFFSNGGSLQLTAAGRRLSEAGIAVEMAMEMAEEDRVPGAAAGTVRMSCPDGLGGYILAPNLPSFINQRKGLRVEFVATPGYLSATTREVDIAITSSPPEPRKLRVDALSDYEIGLYASESYLGRCGVPQTAAELRGHECIGYVDDLIYTPELRFLDRFETGLKLHLACSSLRIQLVLAANGGGIGAFPCFMADDSRDLVRILPERTSTRTFWIAVHEDLYETARMRAVISWLYRLVEQKREILVPSQYR
- a CDS encoding IlvD/Edd family dehydratase, which codes for MAEEDKSHEGLTKGLTNYGDMDFARYLRLSFIKSTGLSTEMLNKPVIGIARTGSDFNNCHRMMPELVQAVKRGVLAAGGLPLEFPTISLGEVFLSPTSLVYRNLMAMDTEEMIRAQPMDAVVLIGGCDKTVPAQLMGAVSANVPAIQLVTGPMMTGRWRGERLGACTDCRRFWARYRAGEIDAETIAEVEGNLATTAGTCAVMGTASTMAAIGEALGIMLPGTAAIPAVHADRLRAAEASGKVAMQLALGAVTPDKIITRDSVENALITLLAIGGSTNAIIHLTAIAGRAGVDIDLARLNALSDQTPVLVDLKPTGPFYMEDLHAAGGIGAILRELKPLLHLDCLTVTGETLGQRLAHPHNYVDRAVIKAFEEPLQPQGGLVALFGNLAPRGAILKRAAADPAMFEKEGRAVVFSSLEDLSRRIDDPDLDVTADDFIVLQNAGPNSASGMPEAGYLPIPGKLARAGVKDMVRISDARMSGTAYGTIVLHVAPDAASGGPLAAVRNGDRIRISVRDKAIELLVPADEIARRIAESPPEALKVPRGYARLYQQEVLQADQGCDFNFLRKSPIER
- a CDS encoding SDR family oxidoreductase; translation: MDLGLNGKVALVMGASSGLGVATARALAAEGAKVALAARRVDVLARLSKEIEAAGGSALVVEWDLAEPDRTEPALDEIEAQLGPIDILVANTGGPPPRGAEGIPHDLWLEQFRVMVLSIVGIANRLVPGMRRRGWGRIVTFASSGVIVPIPNLALSNALRLSLVGWSKTLAAEVAADGVTVNVLAPGRINTDRVRSLDNSRAIREGKDVSAVVEASHAAIPARRYGTPEEFAAVATFLAGVPASYVTGSIVRVDGGLIPVI